In Molothrus ater isolate BHLD 08-10-18 breed brown headed cowbird chromosome 7, BPBGC_Mater_1.1, whole genome shotgun sequence, one genomic interval encodes:
- the NABP1 gene encoding SOSS complex subunit B2 has translation MSAASDTYFLIKDIKPGLKNLNVIFIVLEIGRVTKTKDGHEVRSCKVADKTGSITICVWDEIGGLIQPGDIIRLTKGYASLWKGCLTLYTGRGGELHKIGEFCMVYSEVPNYSEPNSEHVGQNKLAQGEQNNISASSGMGTCTFGPLGNGLQTGPEASGFPFTYNHGHIYAGSGRGNGRGPVNPAPANSVQPLPPAVSNGRDPRRAFKR, from the exons ATGAGCGCGGCGAGCGACACGTATTTCCTTATAAAAGACATAAAACCCGGACTGAAAAACTTAAATGTCATCTTTATTGTGCTGGAGATCG GGCGAGTCACCAAGACCAAGGACGGGCACGAGGTGAGGTCCTGCAAGGTGGCGGACAAGACGGGCAGCATCACCATCTGCGTGTGGGACGAGATCGGCGGCCTCATCCAGCCGGGGGACATCATCCGCCTGACCAAAGG GTACGCATCTCTGTGGAAAGGATGCCTGACACTTTACACAGGACGAGGAGGGGAGCTGCATAAAATTGGGGA GTTCTGCATGGTGTACTCAGAAGTGCCAAACTACAGCGAACCCAACTCGGAGCACGTCGGGCAGAACAAACTG GCACAGGGTGAACAGAATAATATTTCTGCATCAAGTGGTATGGGTACTTGTACTTTTGGGCCACTGG gAAATGGTTTACAAACTGGACCTGAAGCAAGTGGATTTCCATTCACGTATAACCATGGCCACATTTATGCAGGTAGTGGGAGAGGCAATGGACGAGGACCTGTAAATCCAGCACCAGCCAATAGTGTTCAGCCTCTTCCCCCTGCTGTCAGTAACGGGAGGGACCCACGCAGGGCCTTTAAGAGATGA